A genomic stretch from Desulfurococcaceae archaeon MEX13E-LK6-19 includes:
- a CDS encoding acetyl-CoA carboxylase biotin carboxyl carrier protein subunit, translated as MARRYRAEISSGGFIEIEIDGKDREYNVKIFDESGVRIYNVKIINIDDDAKQAVIEINGRRVKIAGLSGGIVINGVPSIVKRVFELIPISYGEKTGVKRVVQREKGLIVSPIDGKITDVKVKPGDKVNPDSVIALMSSMKMITEIKAGIAGVVTEVYVKPGVAIKKGEKIVKIKPIVEEEGKEEKKEKKSRRKKKQ; from the coding sequence TTGGCACGTAGGTATAGAGCAGAGATATCGTCGGGAGGATTCATAGAGATAGAAATAGATGGTAAAGATCGTGAGTATAATGTGAAAATATTTGATGAATCCGGTGTTAGAATATATAATGTCAAGATCATAAATATTGATGATGACGCCAAACAAGCTGTTATTGAGATAAACGGTAGACGAGTAAAGATAGCAGGCTTGTCTGGAGGAATCGTGATTAATGGTGTGCCATCTATTGTGAAAAGAGTATTTGAGTTAATTCCGATAAGTTATGGTGAAAAAACTGGTGTAAAAAGAGTTGTACAGAGAGAAAAAGGATTAATTGTCTCGCCTATTGATGGAAAGATAACTGACGTCAAGGTAAAACCAGGAGACAAAGTTAACCCTGATAGCGTAATTGCTTTAATGTCTTCTATGAAAATGATTACGGAGATCAAGGCTGGTATAGCAGGTGTTGTAACAGAGGTTTATGTAAAGCCTGGTGTCGCGATAAAGAAGGGTGAAAAGATAGTAAAAATAAAGCCCATAGTCGAGGAAGAAGGCAAGGAGGAGAAAAAGGAGAAAAAGAGTAGGAGAAAGAAGAAACAATAA
- the ppsA gene encoding phosphoenolpyruvate synthase: MSEIPKEKRFILWLEEVTKDDVVLVGGKNANLGEMLRAGIPVPPGFAVTAYAYKYFLEKTGLAEKIYSMLRDLDVNNTALLQETTEKIRKLIKETPMPPEIEAAIRNAYRELSKRLGIENPRVAVRSSATAEDLPEASFAGQQETYLNVFGEDAVVKRVKDCWASLFTARAVFYRVQQGIPHEKALMSVTVQKMVNSRSAGVMFTLHPVTGETNVVVIEGAWGLGEAVVGGKVTPDEWVVDKETLEIKDRRINKKNIAIVFNPEKGENETIQLPDPRFPQFQPDAPSLNDEEVKKLAELGVKIEKHYGRAMDIEWAIDMDLPYPQNVFIVQARAETVWSTKKAKEEEKKAELKGFKKVVKMSEAKVLVKGLPASPGVGAGVAKVLFDPHSKEAQEFKEGEVLVTKMTDPDWVPLMKKAAAIVTDEGGMTSHAAIVSRELGIPCIVGTGNATQVIKTGMEVTVDGSRGVVYDGIVEELVKPKEEAAKAEVAVGISPEQLLPLYPVTATKIYMNLGEPDAIEKYKHLPFDGIGLMRIEFIITDWVQYHPLYLIEQGKGDFFVDKLAEGIAKVAQAIYPRPVVVRFSDFKTNEYKGLKGGEKYEPDERNPMIGWRGVSRYIHPKYEPAFRLEVRAIRKVREEMGLTNVWVMFPFVRTIWELEKAIKILEEEGLKRSKDFKVWAMAEVPSIVFLADKFAEYVDGFSIGSNDLTQLVLGADRDSGLLAELGYFDERDPAVLAAIKMLIEKAHSKGATVSICGQAPSVYPEFTEFLVRAGIDSISVNPDVVIQTRRLVASIERKVMLEKLRELVK, encoded by the coding sequence ATGAGTGAAATCCCTAAAGAAAAACGGTTTATTCTATGGCTTGAAGAAGTAACTAAGGACGACGTCGTTCTTGTTGGAGGTAAAAACGCAAACCTTGGTGAAATGCTTAGAGCAGGAATACCCGTGCCACCAGGTTTTGCTGTAACAGCTTATGCCTACAAGTACTTCCTAGAAAAAACAGGGCTCGCAGAGAAAATCTACAGCATGCTTAGAGACCTTGATGTAAACAATACAGCTCTCCTACAGGAGACAACAGAGAAGATCAGGAAACTAATCAAAGAAACCCCCATGCCTCCAGAAATCGAAGCAGCTATAAGGAACGCTTACCGTGAGCTGTCCAAGAGACTTGGCATTGAGAACCCACGTGTAGCTGTTAGAAGCAGTGCTACAGCCGAGGACCTACCAGAGGCAAGCTTTGCTGGACAGCAGGAGACCTACTTGAACGTTTTTGGAGAAGACGCTGTTGTAAAGAGAGTCAAGGATTGTTGGGCTAGCCTATTCACAGCCAGAGCAGTATTCTACCGTGTACAACAAGGCATACCACACGAGAAAGCACTAATGAGCGTAACAGTACAGAAGATGGTCAACAGCAGAAGCGCTGGCGTAATGTTCACACTACACCCAGTCACAGGCGAGACCAACGTAGTAGTCATCGAGGGCGCATGGGGTCTTGGTGAAGCTGTTGTAGGAGGCAAGGTTACACCCGACGAGTGGGTTGTAGACAAGGAAACACTTGAGATCAAAGATAGAAGAATCAACAAGAAGAACATAGCCATAGTATTCAACCCAGAGAAGGGCGAAAACGAGACCATACAGCTACCAGACCCAAGGTTCCCACAGTTCCAGCCTGATGCACCATCACTAAACGATGAGGAAGTAAAGAAGCTAGCCGAACTAGGTGTTAAGATAGAGAAACACTACGGCAGAGCAATGGACATAGAGTGGGCTATCGACATGGACCTACCGTATCCACAGAACGTATTCATAGTGCAAGCCCGTGCAGAAACTGTCTGGAGCACAAAGAAGGCTAAGGAGGAAGAGAAGAAGGCCGAACTCAAAGGCTTCAAGAAAGTCGTCAAGATGAGTGAAGCAAAGGTACTAGTCAAGGGACTACCAGCAAGCCCAGGAGTAGGTGCTGGTGTAGCAAAAGTACTCTTCGACCCACACAGCAAGGAGGCCCAGGAGTTCAAGGAAGGTGAAGTACTAGTAACAAAGATGACCGACCCTGACTGGGTACCACTAATGAAGAAGGCTGCAGCCATCGTGACAGACGAAGGTGGTATGACAAGCCACGCAGCCATCGTAAGCCGTGAGCTAGGTATACCATGTATCGTTGGTACCGGAAATGCTACACAAGTCATCAAGACTGGTATGGAGGTAACCGTTGACGGCAGCAGAGGTGTAGTCTACGATGGTATTGTAGAAGAACTAGTCAAGCCTAAGGAGGAGGCAGCCAAAGCTGAAGTAGCTGTTGGTATTAGTCCAGAACAGCTACTCCCACTATACCCCGTAACAGCTACCAAGATCTACATGAACCTAGGTGAGCCAGACGCTATTGAGAAGTACAAGCACCTACCATTCGACGGTATTGGCCTAATGAGAATCGAGTTCATTATCACTGACTGGGTGCAATACCACCCACTATACTTGATCGAGCAGGGTAAGGGAGACTTCTTCGTAGACAAGCTAGCAGAGGGTATCGCCAAGGTAGCACAAGCAATCTATCCAAGACCAGTAGTAGTAAGGTTCAGTGACTTCAAGACCAACGAGTACAAGGGACTAAAAGGCGGCGAGAAGTACGAGCCCGACGAGAGGAACCCAATGATTGGATGGCGTGGTGTAAGCAGGTACATCCACCCGAAGTACGAGCCAGCATTCAGACTAGAAGTTAGAGCCATCAGGAAAGTAAGAGAAGAGATGGGTCTAACCAACGTATGGGTAATGTTCCCATTCGTCAGGACAATCTGGGAGCTAGAGAAGGCCATCAAGATCCTTGAGGAAGAGGGTCTAAAGAGGAGCAAAGACTTCAAAGTATGGGCTATGGCCGAGGTACCAAGCATAGTATTCCTAGCAGACAAGTTCGCTGAGTATGTAGACGGATTCAGCATTGGTAGCAACGACCTAACACAGCTAGTCCTAGGCGCAGACCGTGACAGCGGTCTACTAGCAGAACTAGGCTACTTCGACGAACGTGACCCAGCAGTACTAGCAGCCATAAAGATGCTAATCGAGAAAGCACACTCCAAGGGCGCAACAGTAAGTATCTGTGGACAAGCACCTAGCGTATATCCAGAGTTCACAGAATTCCTAGTAAGAGCTGGTATCGACAGCATCAGCGTTAACCCTGACGTAGTAATACAGACAAGGAGACTAGTCGCCAGCATTGAGAGAAAGGTAATGCTAGAAAAGCTAAGAGAGCTCGTAAAGTAA
- a CDS encoding M20 family metallopeptidase produces the protein MLPKWVYELAEKVLMKSIEYPTVLGDSYKEIVEYYSEVLKKYGIHTTIYRVEDEYLRKVLPESLRPEKPRYILLAKLGSGDKVIQFNGHYDVVAPGAGWKITDPFKPKKIDNKIYGRGSTDMKGGIAAFVAAMAYLASSKEPLDHVVEAAIVPDEEIGGETGTGYLVDKLGSRPDWVIIAEPSGIDTIWIGHKGAVWAEVIVKGKQTHGSTPWLGINAFEKMVYVAKYLIEEVKPVVESRRSKYTYDMPESAKATMNLGGKLTAPGSINIVPGQVSFSIDRRVIVEENVDDVEKELISYIKQAASYAKADVDIKIVTKLEPALTDPQSTLTRTLENTIQKILGKQPRKVVCTGGLDLHYYTSKGIQAVSYGPGDSDVAHQVDEYIVVDDLYKAIEVYVEFSKNKPG, from the coding sequence ATGCTTCCCAAATGGGTCTATGAGCTTGCTGAAAAAGTCCTTATGAAGAGTATTGAGTATCCAACAGTTCTAGGAGATAGTTACAAAGAAATTGTTGAATATTATAGCGAGGTATTGAAGAAATACGGTATCCACACCACAATCTACCGTGTCGAAGATGAATACCTTAGGAAAGTTCTACCAGAATCGCTGAGACCAGAAAAACCAAGATACATTCTTCTCGCGAAATTAGGTTCAGGAGACAAAGTAATACAATTTAATGGACATTATGACGTGGTCGCACCTGGTGCTGGATGGAAAATAACAGACCCATTTAAACCTAAGAAAATAGACAACAAGATCTATGGACGTGGTTCCACTGATATGAAAGGCGGGATAGCTGCCTTTGTAGCAGCAATGGCGTATTTGGCGTCGTCTAAAGAACCTCTCGACCATGTCGTTGAAGCAGCTATAGTTCCTGATGAGGAAATAGGTGGTGAAACTGGGACAGGATATCTTGTCGACAAGCTTGGCAGTAGACCAGACTGGGTCATCATAGCTGAGCCGAGTGGTATAGACACTATCTGGATAGGGCACAAGGGTGCCGTATGGGCTGAAGTAATAGTTAAAGGAAAACAAACACATGGCAGCACGCCTTGGCTAGGTATTAACGCGTTTGAGAAAATGGTCTATGTAGCCAAGTACCTGATAGAGGAAGTAAAACCTGTTGTCGAGTCAAGGAGAAGCAAATATACTTACGACATGCCGGAAAGCGCTAAGGCAACAATGAATCTAGGTGGTAAACTAACTGCTCCCGGAAGCATAAACATAGTACCAGGCCAGGTGTCATTCAGTATAGACAGGAGGGTTATTGTAGAGGAAAACGTTGATGATGTCGAGAAAGAGCTTATCTCTTACATTAAACAAGCTGCTTCCTATGCGAAAGCCGACGTAGATATCAAGATCGTTACAAAACTCGAGCCTGCCTTAACGGATCCCCAATCAACATTAACTAGAACACTCGAAAACACTATACAGAAAATACTCGGCAAACAACCACGGAAAGTTGTCTGTACAGGAGGACTAGATCTTCACTACTATACTTCGAAGGGAATACAAGCAGTCTCTTATGGGCCCGGTGATTCTGATGTTGCCCATCAAGTAGATGAGTATATCGTAGTAGATGACTTATACAAAGCCATAGAAGTCTATGTAGAGTTTTCTAAGAACAAACCCGGCTAA
- a CDS encoding ATP-grasp domain-containing protein — MGKRWRILIANRGEIAIRIARTVKELGHIPLGIYTSIDKKSFHRHFMSEDYEVSSYLNIKDIIKAAEELGADAIHPGYGFLSENPEFAKKVRDKGFIFIGPSPEAMELAGDKAMAKKKAEEADVPTLPWAIVKDPEDLRDFARTHGYPVLLKAVAGGGGMGIRIIRSGDDIESLFEQAQKEAENAFGDKRLYVEKYLENPKHIEVQILSDGDKVVHLFERDCSVQRRHQKLLEEAPAPILTNKERMNITEDAVKLMRYIGYTNAGTVEMLFDVKTRKHYFMEINARLQVEHPVTEMITGIDIVAKQIEIALEGSLDLKQDNIRINGHAIEARVNAENPLTMLPSPGTIVDYIEPNGPGIRVDSGVNKGSFIPPEYNPLIAKVIAWGSNREQALKRLERALLEFTITGVETNILLLRKIIQHPVFRKGIHTTKFIEYYGKSITDSILEEEKIHAIAMAIVTMNSTNGFRSALSSITSINNSILHSHRVQALKRRAWAYWTMLRSRVKRRK, encoded by the coding sequence ATGGGTAAGCGATGGAGGATATTAATCGCGAACCGTGGAGAAATAGCAATTAGAATAGCAAGAACCGTCAAAGAACTAGGGCACATACCTCTTGGAATTTACACTTCTATTGACAAAAAGAGTTTTCATAGACATTTCATGTCTGAAGACTATGAGGTTTCTAGTTACCTCAATATAAAGGATATCATAAAGGCGGCCGAGGAGCTTGGTGCTGATGCAATACATCCTGGTTATGGTTTCTTATCTGAGAATCCTGAGTTCGCGAAGAAAGTACGTGATAAAGGCTTTATCTTCATAGGGCCATCGCCTGAAGCAATGGAGCTCGCTGGAGATAAGGCGATGGCTAAGAAGAAGGCTGAAGAAGCTGATGTCCCCACACTGCCATGGGCTATAGTAAAGGATCCTGAAGATCTCAGAGATTTTGCAAGAACCCATGGCTATCCCGTGTTACTCAAGGCTGTTGCCGGCGGAGGAGGTATGGGTATAAGAATCATTAGAAGCGGGGATGATATTGAGTCGTTGTTTGAACAAGCACAAAAAGAAGCTGAGAACGCTTTTGGTGACAAGAGACTTTATGTAGAGAAGTACTTGGAGAATCCTAAACACATTGAGGTACAAATATTATCTGATGGAGATAAAGTTGTTCACCTATTCGAGAGGGATTGTAGTGTACAGAGAAGGCACCAAAAACTGCTTGAGGAGGCTCCAGCTCCTATTCTGACAAATAAAGAGAGAATGAATATAACCGAAGATGCAGTAAAGCTCATGAGATACATAGGCTATACTAATGCTGGCACCGTCGAAATGCTTTTCGACGTAAAGACACGTAAACACTATTTCATGGAAATTAATGCGAGACTTCAGGTCGAGCATCCAGTCACGGAGATGATTACTGGTATAGACATAGTTGCGAAACAAATAGAGATAGCTCTTGAAGGCAGCTTGGACTTAAAGCAAGATAATATAAGAATCAATGGACATGCTATTGAGGCTCGTGTAAATGCAGAAAATCCTCTCACAATGCTTCCAAGCCCTGGAACTATTGTAGATTATATTGAACCAAATGGGCCGGGCATAAGAGTTGACTCCGGAGTAAACAAGGGATCATTTATTCCTCCAGAGTACAACCCATTAATAGCAAAGGTTATTGCATGGGGTAGTAATAGAGAACAAGCGCTAAAAAGACTTGAGAGAGCCCTCCTGGAGTTTACTATAACAGGTGTTGAAACAAACATACTCCTACTACGTAAGATCATACAGCATCCGGTGTTTAGAAAAGGTATTCATACAACAAAGTTTATTGAGTATTATGGAAAAAGCATAACTGACAGCATACTTGAGGAAGAGAAGATACATGCCATAGCAATGGCCATAGTGACTATGAATTCCACAAATGGATTCAGAAGCGCTCTATCAAGCATCACATCTATTAACAACTCTATACTACATAGCCATAGAGTACAAGCACTTAAGAGAAGAGCTTGGGCTTACTGGACAATGCTTCGTTCAAGAGTTAAACGCCGTAAATGA